A stretch of the Ananas comosus cultivar F153 linkage group 14, ASM154086v1, whole genome shotgun sequence genome encodes the following:
- the LOC109719986 gene encoding phosphatase IMPL1, chloroplastic-like yields the protein MYDSVPLLARPPPTASPSRIKHLNTREEEDEEEEEDEDEEEDEASKSPFLHESITPPPLLLLLLISLHAPAISRHTLECCLRIPKTGPIPAAELLGVVEAAARTGAEVVMEAVNKPRNISYKGLTDLVTDTDKMSESAILEVVRKNFKGHLILGEEGGLIGDSLSDYLWCIDPLDGTTNFAHGYPSFAVSVGVLFRGKPAAASVVEFLGGHMCWNTRTFAASSGGGAFCNGQKIHVSQTDQVERSLLVTGFGYEHDDPWTTNMNLFKEFTDISRGVRRLGAAAVDMSHVALGIVEAYWEYRLKPWDMAAGVLIVEEAGGVVTRMDGGKFTVFDRSVLVSNGAIHEKLLERIGPATEELKKKGIDFSLWFKPENYPTDF from the exons ATGTATGATAGTGTCCCTCTGCTCGCTCGACCCCCACCAACCGCTTCTCCGTCACGAATAAAGCATCTGAACACGcgcgaggaagaagacgaagaagaagaagaagacgaagacgaagaggagGACGAAGCATCAAAATCTCCATTTCTCCATGAATCGATTAcacctcctcccctcctcctcctcctcctcatctctCTCCACGCGCCCGCGATTTCCCGCCATACCCTGGAATG TTGTCTCCGAATCCCAAAGACGGGGCCGATCCCCGCCGCGGAGCTCCTCGGAGTCGTTGAAGCTGCCGCGAGGACCGGCGCCGAG GTTGTGATGGAAGCTGTTAATAAGCCTCGAAATATTAGTTACAAGGGCCTTACCGACTTGGTGACTGA CACAGATAAAATGAGTGAATCAGCCATCCTAGAAGTTGTGAGAAAGAATTTTAAAGGCCACCTAATTCTTGGGGAGGAAGGTGGCCTTATTGGGGATTCCTTGTCGGATTATCTCTGGTGCATTGATCCGTTAG ATGGAACGACAAATTTTGCACACGGTTACCCCAGCTTTGCTGTATCAGTCGGTGTTCTTTTCCGTGGAAAGCCTGCTGCTGCATCTGTG GTCGAGTTTTTGGGTGGTCATATGTGTTGGAATACTCGCACATTTGCTGCATCATCAG GTGGTGGAGCCTTTTGTAATGGCCAGAAGATTCATGTTAGTCAGACCGATCAG GTGGAACGATCTCTTCTGGTAACTGGTTTCGGATATGAACATGATGATCCATGGACGACCAACATGAACTTATTCAAGGAATTTACTGATATTAGCAGG GGTGTGAGAAGGCTAGGTGCTGCCGCAGTCGACATGTCTCATGTCGCTCTAGGAATTGTCGAGGCCTACTGGGAGTACCGTCTAAAGCCATGGGACATGGCAGCTGGTGTGCTG ATAGTTGAAGAAGCAGGTGGAGTGGTCACGCGCATGGATGGTGGAAAGTTTACGGTCTTTGATCGCTCCGTCTTGGTTTCCAACGGCGCCATTCATGAGAAG CTTCTGGAGAGGATCGGCCCTGCCACTGAAGaattgaaaaagaaaggaaTCGATTTCTCTTTATGGTTCAAGCCCGAGAACTACCCTACAGATTTCTGA
- the LOC109720480 gene encoding OTU domain-containing protein DDB_G0284757-like isoform X2, protein MSEQPDYGCKSSSSSVSSSLQETEDEVTIGSLLAEASKSNRRSLGKRLSHLDSIPHTPRINGQIPDVDNATLDHERLSERLTTYGLAELQIEGDGNCQFRALADQIFRNPDYHKHVRKAVVKQLKKFRKFYEGYVPMDYKTYLKTMKRSGEWGDHLTLQAAADRFGAKICLLTSFRDRCFIEIVPKDQNPTRV, encoded by the exons ATGTCTGAACAGCCTGACTATGGTTGCAAAAGCTCTAGCTCAAGCGTGAGTAGCAGCTTGCAGGAGACTGAGGATGAAGTAACAATCGGCAGCCTCTTGGCAGAAGCAAGTAAAAGCAACAGAAGAAGCCTGGGCAAGCGCCTCTCTCATTTGGATTCCATTCCG CACACACCTCGAATTAATGGCCAAATTCCTGACGTCGATAATGCTACCTTAGATCACGAACGACTGTCAGAAAG GCTTACTACATATGGTTTAGCTGAATTACAGATTGAAGGAGACGGGAATTGTCAG TTTCGAGCTTTGGCAGATCAGATTTTCCGCAATCCTGACTaccacaagcatgtgcgaaagGCAGTTGTAAAGCAG ctTAAGAAGTTCAGGAAATTTTATGAAGGCTATGTTCCAATGGATTATAAGACGTATCTGAAAACAATGAAAAG ATCCGGGGAATGGGGAGATCATCTGACGTTGCAAGCTGCGGCAGATCGG TTTGGTGCCAAAATTTGTCTTCTTACCTCATTTAGAGATAGATGCTTCATCGAAATTGTTCCTAAAGATCAAAATCCTACAAGAG TTTGA
- the LOC109720480 gene encoding OTU domain-containing protein DDB_G0284757-like isoform X1, translating to MSEQPDYGCKSSSSSVSSSLQETEDEVTIGSLLAEASKSNRRSLGKRLSHLDSIPHTPRINGQIPDVDNATLDHERLSERLTTYGLAELQIEGDGNCQFRALADQIFRNPDYHKHVRKAVVKQLKKFRKFYEGYVPMDYKTYLKTMKRSGEWGDHLTLQAAADRFGAKICLLTSFRDRCFIEIVPKDQNPTRELWLSFWSEVHYNSLYAADDLPTRVTKRKYWLF from the exons ATGTCTGAACAGCCTGACTATGGTTGCAAAAGCTCTAGCTCAAGCGTGAGTAGCAGCTTGCAGGAGACTGAGGATGAAGTAACAATCGGCAGCCTCTTGGCAGAAGCAAGTAAAAGCAACAGAAGAAGCCTGGGCAAGCGCCTCTCTCATTTGGATTCCATTCCG CACACACCTCGAATTAATGGCCAAATTCCTGACGTCGATAATGCTACCTTAGATCACGAACGACTGTCAGAAAG GCTTACTACATATGGTTTAGCTGAATTACAGATTGAAGGAGACGGGAATTGTCAG TTTCGAGCTTTGGCAGATCAGATTTTCCGCAATCCTGACTaccacaagcatgtgcgaaagGCAGTTGTAAAGCAG ctTAAGAAGTTCAGGAAATTTTATGAAGGCTATGTTCCAATGGATTATAAGACGTATCTGAAAACAATGAAAAG ATCCGGGGAATGGGGAGATCATCTGACGTTGCAAGCTGCGGCAGATCGG TTTGGTGCCAAAATTTGTCTTCTTACCTCATTTAGAGATAGATGCTTCATCGAAATTGTTCCTAAAGATCAAAATCCTACAAGAG AGCTTTGGCTTAGCTTTTGGAGTGAAGTACACTACAACTCCTTGTATGCTGCTGATG ACCTTCCAACTCGAGTGACAAAACGGAAGTACTGGCTTTTCTAG
- the LOC109720817 gene encoding AUGMIN subunit 2-like isoform X1: MSATGDAYWLGKKPPKRLGGMAEALSIASDLGFTLPALQDDQTNSFAADKSDDLIKVLKELTSVQRNIANLQVELQGRKDDKNIAHLTHVSEMENKCESLARITAILKDVIQNKDRIIARLQQPYSLDCIPVEAEYQKQFSELLLKAASDYGALTAAVADFQWSQNFRESPSVWGEMLRPIPAALASCTRFFEAMSAMRESFATLQQLRVGPISSAPMTPSDSSDGVNNSKFLTPPQWREGTTSSDDSTGEEREVLEGINQRRLSWPPSRAS, translated from the exons ATGTCGGCGACGGGCGATGCGTATTGGCTCGGGAAGAAGCCCCCGAAGCGCCTCGGGGGAATGGCTGAAGCCCTCTCCATCGCCTCCGATCTCGGGTTCACTCTCCCTGCCCTTCAG GACGATCAAACCAACTCCTTCGCCGCAGACAAAAGCGACGACTTGATAAAGGTTTTGAAAGAGCTTACTTCGGTTCAGCGGAACATCGCCAATTTGCAAGTGGAACTTCAAGGAAGAAAG GATGATAAAAACATTGCACATCTAACCCATGTGAGTGAAATGGAAAATAAGTGCGAGTCCTTGGCCAGAATTACTGCTATTTTGAAAGATGTCATTCAAAACAAG GACCGTATCATTGCTCGGCTGCAACAACCATACTCTCTCGACTGCATTCCTGTGGAAGCTGAATATCAG AAACAATTCTCAGAGCTGTTGCTGAAGGCTGCCAGCGACTATGGGGCTTTGACAGCAGCTGTTGCTGATTTTCAGTGGAGCCAGAATTTCAGAGAATCACCTTCAGTTTGGGGG gaAATGCTACGCCCTATACCTGCGGCTCTTGCATCATGCACACGATTCTTTGAGGCAATGTCTGCGATGAGGGAGTCTTTCGCAACTCTCCAACAGCTTCGTGTGGGCCCTATTTCGTCGGCCCCAATGACACCAAGTGACTCTTCCGATGGGGTTAATAATTCCAAGTTCTTGACGCCTCCTCAGTGGAGAGAAGGGACGACAAGCTCTGATGATTCAACAGGCGAGGAGAGAGAAGTTCTTGAAGGAATAAACCAGAGGAGGTTATCGTGGCCCCCCTCTCGGGCCTCATGA
- the LOC109720512 gene encoding cysteine-rich and transmembrane domain-containing protein B-like, which yields MSYFNQQQAPPPPVYPPPGQQAYAYVVPPPAGYPPKDGVAAGYPQQQVPLQTKERGHHDGFWKGCCAALCCCCLLETCF from the exons ATGAGTTACTTCAATCAGCAACAAGCACCTCCTCCTCCAG TGTATCCGCCGCCGGGGCAGCAGGCCTACGCTTATGTGGTGCCACCGCCAGCCGGATACCCTCCGAAGGACGGCGTCGCCGCCGGTTATCCTCAGCAGCAAGTCCCCCTGCAGACCAAGGAGCGCGGTCATCATGATGGTTTCTGGAAGGGATG TTGCGCTGCGCTGTGTTGCTGCTGCCTTCTCGAGACGTGCTTCTGA
- the LOC109720511 gene encoding lecithin-cholesterol acyltransferase-like 4, whose translation MAVFEDLIRSIELWLRLAKKMQPLVNPNLDPVLLIPGIAGTVLNAVDENGKEERVWVRILGADHEFRTKLWSRFDPSTGKTISLDEATKIVVPEGRYGLYAIDVLDPDMIIGSDGVCYYHDMIVEMIKWGFQEGKTLFGFGYDFRQSNRLQENLDGLSAKLESAYTAAGGKKLTVVTHSMGGLLVKCFMSLYSDIFEKYVKCWIAIAAPFQGAPGYITTSLLNGCSFVEGWEQYFFISKWSMQQLLIECPSIYELLANPDFQWENVPLLQLWRQKHDDSGNSSALLESYEPKESIALMTKALSNNAVPCGGSEVPFPLNTDILKWANETREVLSCAKLPSTVKFYNIYGINNSTPHSVCYGSEDAPVTDLEQVLCCEPKYICVDGDGTVPVESAKADGLDAVARVAVPADHRGILCDRHVFRILKTWLKAGEPDPFYNPLNDYVILPTAFEVERHREENMQVTSLKEDWEIISSSTGGDSDKISTAEIPAMAGSLSVSCEGKEGLLEEAQATVVVHPQNDGIQHVEVRAVGIAIDA comes from the exons ATGGCGGTGTTCGAGGATTTGATTCGGTCGATCGAGCTGTGGCTGAGGCTGGCGAAGAAGATGCAGCCGCTCGTGAACCCTAATCTCGATCCGGTGCTGCTGATTCCGGGGATCGCGGGGACGGTGCTCAATGCCGTGGATGAGAATGGGAAGGAGGAGAGGGTGTGGGTTCGGATTTTGGGGGCGGATCATGAGTTCCGGACGAAGCTTTGGTCGCGTTTTGATCCCTCCACGG GGAAAACAATTTCTTTGGATGAAGCAACAAAAATTGTTGTTCCTGAGGGTAGATATGGACTATATGCAATTGATGTGTTAGATCCAGATATG ATTATTGGAAGTGATGGTGTTTGCTATTATCATGACATGATAGTTGAAATGATCAAATGGGGATTTCAAGAGGGTAAAACCCTCTTTGGGTTCGGATATGACTTCCGACAGAGTAACAG GCTTCAGGAAAATCTGGATGGCCTTTCTGCAAAACTAGAATCAGCATACACTGCTGCGGGAGGAAAGAAGCTAACCGTTGTAACTCATTCCATGGGAGGATTGTTGGTGAAATGCTTCATGTCGCTATATAGCGAT ATTTTTGAGAAATATGTGAAGTGCTGGATCGCAATTGCTGCACCATTTCAAG GTGCACCTGGATATATTACAACGAGTCTGTTAAATGGGTGTTCCTTTGTGGAAGGATGGGAGCAGTATTTCTTCATCTCCAAATGGAGCATGCAACAGCTG TTGATTGAATGCCCATCAATATATGAGTTGTTGGCCAACCCCGACTTCCAATGGGAAAATGTTCCACTTTTGCAACTGTGGAGGCAGAAGCATGATGATTCTGGTAACTCTAGTGCCCTGCTGGAGTCGTACGAACCGAAGGAATCTATAGCTTTGATGACTAAAGCTCTTTCAAACAATGCG GTTCCGTGTGGTGGATCGGAGGTCCCTTTCCCCCTTAACACCGACATATTGAAATGGGCAAATGAAACTCGCGAAGTTCTATCATGTGCTAAGCTTCCTTCAACAGTAAAGTTTTACAACATCTATGGAATAAATAATTCGACACCCCATAGCGTGTG CTATGGGAGTGAAGATGCCCCTGTTACTGATCTTGAGCAAGTATTATGCTGCGAG CCAAAATATATCTGTGTTGATGGTGATGGGACCGTTCCGGTAGAATCAGCCAAG GCCGATGGCCTCGACGCGGTGGCAAGGGTTGCTGTCCCTGCCGACCACCGTGGGATATTGTGCGACCGGCACGTTTTCCGAATCCTCAAAACTTGGCTCAAGGCCGGAGAACCCGATCCTTTCTACAACCCGCTCAACGATTACGTTATCCTCCCCACGGCCTTTGAGGTCGAGCGGCACCGCGAGGAAAACATGCAGGTTACCTCTCTCAAGGAAGACTGGGAGATCATTTCCTCGAGCACCGGCGGCGATTCCGATAAGATATCCACCGCCGAAATTCCTGCTATGGCGGGCTCATTATCGGTATCTTGCGAGGGTAAGGAGGGTTTGTTAGAAGAAGCCCAGGCGACGGTCGTCGTTCATCCTCAAAATGATGGGATTCAACATGTTGAAGTTCGGGCCGTGGGTATCGCCATCGATGCATAG
- the LOC109720817 gene encoding AUGMIN subunit 2-like isoform X2 — translation MSATGDAYWLGKKPPKRLGGMAEALSIASDLGFTLPALQDDQTNSFAADKSDDLIKVLKELTSVQRNIANLQVELQGRKDRIIARLQQPYSLDCIPVEAEYQKQFSELLLKAASDYGALTAAVADFQWSQNFRESPSVWGEMLRPIPAALASCTRFFEAMSAMRESFATLQQLRVGPISSAPMTPSDSSDGVNNSKFLTPPQWREGTTSSDDSTGEEREVLEGINQRRLSWPPSRAS, via the exons ATGTCGGCGACGGGCGATGCGTATTGGCTCGGGAAGAAGCCCCCGAAGCGCCTCGGGGGAATGGCTGAAGCCCTCTCCATCGCCTCCGATCTCGGGTTCACTCTCCCTGCCCTTCAG GACGATCAAACCAACTCCTTCGCCGCAGACAAAAGCGACGACTTGATAAAGGTTTTGAAAGAGCTTACTTCGGTTCAGCGGAACATCGCCAATTTGCAAGTGGAACTTCAAGGAAGAAAG GACCGTATCATTGCTCGGCTGCAACAACCATACTCTCTCGACTGCATTCCTGTGGAAGCTGAATATCAG AAACAATTCTCAGAGCTGTTGCTGAAGGCTGCCAGCGACTATGGGGCTTTGACAGCAGCTGTTGCTGATTTTCAGTGGAGCCAGAATTTCAGAGAATCACCTTCAGTTTGGGGG gaAATGCTACGCCCTATACCTGCGGCTCTTGCATCATGCACACGATTCTTTGAGGCAATGTCTGCGATGAGGGAGTCTTTCGCAACTCTCCAACAGCTTCGTGTGGGCCCTATTTCGTCGGCCCCAATGACACCAAGTGACTCTTCCGATGGGGTTAATAATTCCAAGTTCTTGACGCCTCCTCAGTGGAGAGAAGGGACGACAAGCTCTGATGATTCAACAGGCGAGGAGAGAGAAGTTCTTGAAGGAATAAACCAGAGGAGGTTATCGTGGCCCCCCTCTCGGGCCTCATGA